The Nitrobacter hamburgensis X14 genome contains the following window.
GCACCACCTGCTCGCCGAACAGGTCGGTCTCGCACTCTTCCCTGAAGGTGGTCTCGATGATGCCGGCGCGGCCACCGCCGACGGCAGAGGCGTAGCTGAGGCCGAGATCATGGGCGTTGCCCGACGAATCCCTGGCAACCGCAATCAGGCAGGGTACGCCGCCGCCGCGCTGATATTCCGACCGCACGGTATGGCCGGGGCCCTTCGGCGCGATCATCAGCACGTCGAGATCGGCGCGCGGATCCAGCAGATTGAAATGCACGTTGAGGCCGTGAGCAAAGATCAGCGCCGCGCCCTTCTTCATGTTGTCGTGCAGATTTTCGCGATAGATGTCGCCCTGCAATTCGTCGGGCGTCAGCATCATCACGACATCGCCCCACTTCGCAGCCTCGGCGACGTCCATCACCTTGAAGCCGGCAGCTTCGGCTTTCTGGGCGGAGGCGGAACCCTTGCGCAGCGCGATCGCAATCTCCTTGACGCCGGAATCCTTCAGGTTCAGCGCATGGGCGTGGCCCTGGCTGCCATAACCGACGATGACCACCTTCTTGCCCTTGATGAGGTTCAGGTCGGCGTCACGATCGTAATAAACACGCATGGTCGTTCCTCATTTTCGGCCATAATCGGCCAGATCAACATTTACGGATGGCGCGAGCACGCGGCCCGGAAGGCGGCCCGGAAGAATTGCGCCCGATTTTTAGGGCGATGCCTGCCGGGAGACAAGCCCGGCGACGTTTGACCGGTCGCGCGCCGACATGGCCCTACATCCCTTCCGGTCCGCGCCCGATCGCCGCGACGCCGGTTCGCGACACCTCGACCAGACCGATCGGCCGCATCAGGTCGACAAACTGATCGATCTTCGACGTGCTACCCGTGATCTCGAACACGAAGCTTGCGTTGGTGGCATCCACCACGCGGGCACGGAACACCTCCGCAAGCCGCATCGCCTCGATGCGCTGGTCGCCCGAACCCTTCACCTTGACCATGGCCAGCTCGCGCTCGATGGATTTGCCGGTCAGCGTCAT
Protein-coding sequences here:
- the ilvC gene encoding ketol-acid reductoisomerase — protein: MRVYYDRDADLNLIKGKKVVIVGYGSQGHAHALNLKDSGVKEIAIALRKGSASAQKAEAAGFKVMDVAEAAKWGDVVMMLTPDELQGDIYRENLHDNMKKGAALIFAHGLNVHFNLLDPRADLDVLMIAPKGPGHTVRSEYQRGGGVPCLIAVARDSSGNAHDLGLSYASAVGGGRAGIIETTFREECETDLFGEQVVLCGGLVELIKNGYETLVEAGYAPEMAYFECLHEVKLIVDLIYEGGIANMNYSISNTAEYGEYVTGPRIVTEETKKEMKRVLNDIQSGKFARDWMLENKVNQTSFKATRARLAAHPIEQVGAKLRDMMPWIKKGALVDKSKN